A window from Nitrospira sp. ND1 encodes these proteins:
- a CDS encoding NADH-quinone oxidoreductase subunit C: MIDARPAVEQMQAAFPQALIEVCAVHGIPMLRLKKQDLPTVAHFLHTNPNLRGSLSLLWAVDHRPREARYELCYLFTLAERKDWLLLAADLHGDEREFPSITPHLHAAKWYEREIRDLFGLIPVGHPDLRRLVRHEHWPKGSHPLKKDFPWDRVLGRVQGEYAFRKIHGEGVFEVPVGPIHAGIIEPGHFRFSVAGEPIMQLEVRHFWKHRGVEKLFEQQRLTEAVPLSERVSGDTSVGHSLAYCQAVETLQGVEVSPRARYLRTLFLELERLHNHIGDVGAICNDTAYALAHAHCGRMKEQLMQLNDRLTGSRFLRGVNCVGGVALDLSGLQLAQVEVELNALEDDFSAIEKIVFANASLTERLENTGILTEGIAWDHAVIGVVGRASGIDRDLRRDRPFAAYDVLQPKVALYRYGDVRARMRVRLDEIHESIRLIREVRRGLPLGRLVTRPMHEAQPGVWALSAVEGWRGEILYVVMAGDAGRIHRCKVRDPSFVNWPAIQWAALGNIVPDFPLINKSFNLSYAGNDL; the protein is encoded by the coding sequence ATGATCGACGCACGTCCGGCGGTCGAGCAGATGCAAGCGGCATTTCCGCAGGCCCTGATCGAGGTGTGCGCCGTGCACGGCATCCCGATGCTCAGGCTGAAGAAGCAAGATCTGCCGACGGTCGCCCATTTTCTGCACACGAATCCGAATCTGCGAGGATCGCTGTCGCTGCTCTGGGCGGTCGATCATCGCCCTCGCGAAGCGCGCTACGAACTCTGCTATCTCTTCACGTTGGCGGAACGCAAAGACTGGCTGCTGCTCGCGGCGGATCTCCATGGCGATGAGCGTGAATTTCCATCGATCACTCCTCACCTTCATGCGGCGAAATGGTACGAGCGGGAGATCCGGGATCTGTTCGGACTGATTCCGGTCGGCCATCCCGATCTGCGTCGACTCGTTCGTCATGAACATTGGCCGAAGGGGTCCCACCCGCTGAAAAAAGATTTTCCCTGGGATCGGGTGTTAGGACGGGTGCAAGGGGAGTATGCTTTCCGGAAAATTCACGGTGAGGGGGTCTTCGAGGTTCCCGTCGGTCCCATCCATGCGGGCATCATTGAACCGGGCCATTTCCGATTTTCGGTGGCCGGCGAGCCCATCATGCAGCTCGAAGTGCGCCATTTCTGGAAACATCGCGGCGTTGAGAAATTGTTTGAGCAGCAGCGGTTGACCGAAGCGGTACCGTTGTCCGAACGAGTCTCCGGCGATACGAGCGTCGGCCATAGCCTGGCCTATTGCCAGGCCGTCGAGACCTTGCAGGGCGTGGAGGTCTCGCCCCGTGCCCGATATCTGCGCACGCTGTTTCTGGAGTTGGAGCGGTTGCACAACCACATCGGCGATGTGGGGGCCATCTGCAATGACACAGCCTATGCCCTGGCCCATGCCCACTGCGGCCGGATGAAAGAGCAGCTCATGCAGCTCAACGATCGCCTGACCGGGTCGCGGTTTCTGCGTGGCGTCAATTGCGTCGGCGGCGTGGCGCTCGATCTATCCGGCCTGCAGCTCGCGCAGGTGGAGGTGGAGCTGAATGCCCTTGAGGATGATTTTTCGGCCATTGAAAAGATTGTGTTTGCGAACGCGTCGCTCACGGAACGGCTGGAGAACACCGGCATCCTTACGGAAGGGATCGCCTGGGATCATGCGGTGATTGGTGTGGTAGGCCGGGCCTCCGGTATCGATCGAGATCTGCGTCGCGATCGGCCCTTTGCCGCGTACGACGTGCTGCAGCCGAAGGTCGCCCTCTACCGCTATGGTGATGTGCGCGCCAGGATGCGGGTGCGCCTGGATGAGATCCATGAGTCGATCCGTCTCATTCGCGAGGTCCGCCGCGGTCTCCCACTGGGCCGGCTCGTGACCCGGCCGATGCACGAAGCACAGCCGGGTGTATGGGCGCTGTCGGCGGTCGAAGGATGGCGAGGCGAGATTCTGTATGTCGTCATGGCCGGGGACGCAGGTCGGATTCACCGCTGCAAAGTGCGCGATCCGTCCTTTGTGAATTGGCCGGCAATCCAATGGGCGGCGCTCGGCAATATCGTGCCGGACTTTCCGTTGATCAATAAGAGTTTCAATTTATCTTACGCTGGGAACGATCTCTAG
- a CDS encoding NADH-quinone oxidoreductase subunit B family protein, with the protein MFRILKKSLQTGVVTGHHPAGAAPSEPVSQDAIEKAKPFRRSMTIREVDTGSCNACEMEMNALANPVYDVERFGVHIAASPRHADALVVTGPVTVNMERALKDVYKATADPKIVIALGDCAVNCGLFKGSYAVTGPVDRHIPVDVRISGCPPRPAEILAVLGALRKNKADSDQ; encoded by the coding sequence ATGTTTCGAATCCTCAAAAAAAGTCTTCAGACCGGTGTCGTCACGGGGCACCATCCTGCTGGAGCCGCACCTTCGGAGCCGGTCAGCCAGGACGCCATCGAAAAGGCCAAGCCGTTCCGGCGCTCGATGACGATCCGTGAAGTCGATACGGGTTCCTGTAACGCCTGCGAGATGGAAATGAATGCGCTGGCCAATCCGGTCTATGACGTGGAGCGGTTCGGGGTTCATATTGCGGCGTCCCCCCGCCATGCCGATGCCCTGGTCGTGACGGGGCCGGTGACCGTCAATATGGAGCGTGCGTTGAAAGATGTCTACAAGGCGACAGCCGATCCTAAGATCGTCATCGCGTTAGGAGACTGTGCGGTGAATTGCGGCCTGTTCAAGGGAAGTTATGCGGTGACGGGGCCGGTGGATCGGCATATCCCCGTCGATGTGCGTATCTCCGGTTGCCCCCCACGCCCGGCCGAGATCCTGGCGGTGCTGGGAGCGTTACGTAAAAATAAGGCGGATTCAGATCAGTAG
- the kdpF gene encoding K(+)-transporting ATPase subunit F: protein MNAMYALGAVLSLGLLAYLMIALLKAEWF from the coding sequence ATGAATGCGATGTACGCGCTCGGTGCAGTGTTGTCACTGGGGTTGTTGGCGTACCTCATGATCGCGCTGCTGAAGGCGGAGTGGTTCTGA
- the kdpA gene encoding potassium-transporting ATPase subunit KdpA has protein sequence MTVNGLAQIGLFFFVLVALVKPLGWYMARVYTGQACGMDRVMGPFERLIYRVCGVRATEEMDWKTYAVAMLLFNVTGLVALYALQRLQGYLPLNPAGFGAVAPDLAFNTASSFITNTNWQAYAGESTLSSLTQMLGLTVQNFVSAATGMAILVALIRGLTAQTAATIGNFWVDLTRSTLYILLPLSAVLALLLVSQGTVQTFGSSHHTTLLQSVTYEKPIVDAAGQPVLDEKGAARTESTAGTEQTLAVGPVASQVAIKHLGTNGGGFFNANAAHPYENPTPLTDFMLILAETVIAAALTYTFGTMVGDTRQGWAILAAMLSVLALFVLVAYWAESAGNPRLAMLGVEQTAGSAQSGGNMEGKEVRFGVARSALFATVTTATSTGAVNAMHDSFTPLGGLVPLFMMQFGEVILGGVGSGLYGMLVFAIIAVFIAGLMVGRTPEYLGKKIETYEMKMASLLILIMPIIVLGFTAVAVVTESGTSSILNPGAHGFSEILYAYTSQGNNNGSAFGGLNANTPFYNLTGALAMLVSRFLLAIPTLALAGSLARKTIVPAGPGTLPTHRPLFVGLLVGVVIMFGALTFVPALALGPVAEHLLMVAR, from the coding sequence ATGACTGTCAACGGGTTGGCTCAAATCGGACTCTTCTTTTTCGTCCTGGTAGCGTTGGTCAAGCCGCTGGGTTGGTACATGGCACGCGTCTATACGGGCCAAGCCTGCGGAATGGACCGGGTGATGGGACCCTTCGAACGCCTGATTTATCGTGTCTGCGGCGTGCGTGCAACCGAGGAGATGGATTGGAAGACCTATGCCGTGGCCATGTTGTTGTTCAATGTCACGGGGTTGGTCGCGCTCTATGCGTTGCAGCGACTGCAGGGATATCTGCCGCTGAACCCGGCTGGTTTCGGGGCGGTGGCTCCCGACCTCGCCTTCAACACCGCTTCGAGCTTCATCACGAATACGAACTGGCAGGCCTATGCCGGTGAGTCGACGCTCAGTTCTCTCACGCAAATGCTCGGCCTGACGGTCCAAAACTTCGTCTCTGCCGCCACGGGCATGGCCATCCTGGTCGCCCTCATTCGCGGGTTAACCGCTCAAACGGCAGCCACCATCGGCAATTTCTGGGTCGATCTGACCCGCAGCACGCTGTACATCTTACTACCGCTGTCAGCCGTTCTCGCGCTGCTTCTCGTCTCGCAAGGGACGGTCCAGACCTTCGGGTCTTCTCATCACACCACGCTTCTTCAGTCCGTGACCTATGAGAAGCCGATAGTCGATGCCGCAGGGCAGCCGGTGTTGGACGAGAAGGGCGCTGCCAGGACCGAATCAACAGCAGGGACTGAACAAACCTTGGCCGTCGGTCCGGTTGCGTCACAAGTGGCCATCAAGCACCTCGGAACAAACGGTGGCGGATTTTTTAATGCCAATGCCGCTCATCCCTATGAAAACCCGACGCCGCTGACCGATTTCATGCTGATCCTGGCTGAAACCGTGATTGCCGCTGCTCTGACCTACACGTTCGGAACAATGGTTGGCGACACCAGGCAGGGCTGGGCGATTCTCGCTGCGATGCTGAGCGTGCTGGCCCTCTTCGTTCTGGTGGCCTACTGGGCGGAGTCGGCAGGAAATCCGCGCCTGGCTATGCTGGGCGTCGAGCAGACCGCCGGGAGTGCGCAATCCGGCGGCAACATGGAAGGGAAGGAAGTTCGTTTCGGGGTCGCCCGTTCGGCGCTCTTTGCCACCGTGACGACGGCCACATCCACCGGAGCGGTGAATGCCATGCACGATTCATTCACGCCACTTGGCGGGTTGGTGCCGCTGTTCATGATGCAATTCGGCGAAGTGATTTTGGGAGGGGTCGGCTCTGGCCTCTACGGCATGCTGGTCTTCGCGATCATCGCGGTGTTCATTGCCGGCCTGATGGTAGGCCGGACCCCGGAGTATCTGGGGAAAAAGATCGAAACGTATGAAATGAAGATGGCATCCCTGCTGATCCTCATCATGCCCATCATCGTCCTCGGGTTCACGGCAGTGGCGGTCGTGACGGAGTCCGGCACGTCGTCCATTCTCAATCCCGGCGCGCATGGTTTCAGCGAAATTCTCTATGCCTATACGTCTCAGGGTAACAACAACGGCAGCGCCTTCGGGGGATTGAACGCCAATACGCCGTTCTACAACCTGACCGGTGCTCTGGCGATGCTGGTCTCCAGATTTTTGTTGGCGATCCCGACACTGGCACTCGCCGGATCGCTGGCGCGTAAAACGATCGTGCCGGCCGGCCCGGGTACGCTTCCGACTCACCGGCCGCTCTTTGTGGGATTGCTGGTCGGGGTGGTGATCATGTTCGGTGCCCTGACCTTCGTTCCGGCCCTGGCGTTGGGGCCGGTGGCGGAACATCTACTGATGGTTGCCCGTTAG
- the kdpB gene encoding potassium-transporting ATPase subunit KdpB, with product MSGGSHVTTSTKARPLFDPPLVRQAMLDALRKLDPRVQVRNPVMFVVFVGSLFTSLLFLQALFGTGEAPTWFILAISLWLWFTVLFANFSEAIAEGRGKAQADSLRRARTELTAKRFGKPTSGEDYLAVPAAIGKPGEVYCLVPASFLKKGDIVLVEAGDDIPSDGDVIEGIASVNESAITGESAPVIRESGDRSAVTGGTRVLSDWLVVRITASAGETFLDRMIAMVEGARRQKTPNEIALTILLSALTVVFLLATVTVLPFSLYSAHAMGEGVPITVTVLVALLVCLIPTTIGALLSAIGIAGMDRMIQANVIAMSGKAVEAAGDVDVLLLDKTGTITLGNRQATAFISAEGVQERSVADAAQLASLADETPEGRSIVILAKERYGLRGRDIHAMGATFLPFTAHTRMSGVDFDGRQIRKGAAEAIEDYVTQLGGAFPPAVRNAVETIATQGGTPLVVAEGKSVLGVIHLKDVVKGGIKERFAELRRMGIKTMMITGDNQKTAAAIAAEAGVDDFLAQATPEAKLKLIRDLQAGGRLVAMTGDGTNDAPALAQADVAVAMNTGTQAAKEAGNLVDLDSNPTKLIEIVEIGKQLLMTRGALTTFSIANDIAKYFAIIPAAFAGTYPALGALNVMGLATPESAVLSAVIFNALVIIALIPLALRGVKFRPIEASLLLRRNVLVYGLGGIVAPFIGIKLIDLVLVALGLV from the coding sequence ATGAGCGGAGGGAGTCACGTGACGACATCGACGAAAGCCAGACCGCTCTTCGATCCGCCGCTTGTTCGCCAGGCCATGCTGGATGCGCTGCGAAAGCTCGATCCTCGCGTTCAGGTCCGCAATCCGGTCATGTTCGTCGTCTTCGTGGGGAGCCTCTTCACGTCGCTCCTGTTCCTCCAGGCATTGTTCGGGACAGGGGAGGCGCCGACCTGGTTCATCCTCGCCATCTCGCTGTGGCTCTGGTTCACCGTGCTCTTCGCCAACTTTTCCGAAGCGATCGCCGAAGGGAGAGGCAAGGCTCAAGCCGATTCTCTCCGGAGGGCTCGGACAGAATTGACTGCCAAGCGATTTGGAAAACCGACTTCCGGAGAAGACTATCTGGCGGTGCCCGCCGCCATCGGCAAACCCGGCGAGGTCTATTGCCTCGTTCCGGCCAGTTTTCTCAAAAAAGGCGACATCGTACTGGTGGAGGCGGGCGATGACATTCCCAGCGATGGAGATGTGATCGAGGGGATTGCATCCGTCAACGAAAGTGCGATTACAGGCGAGAGCGCGCCGGTGATTCGTGAGTCCGGTGACCGGAGCGCCGTCACCGGCGGCACGCGGGTGCTGTCCGATTGGCTCGTGGTGCGGATCACCGCCAGCGCCGGTGAAACCTTCCTCGACCGAATGATCGCCATGGTTGAGGGCGCCAGGCGCCAGAAGACACCGAATGAAATCGCACTCACTATTCTGTTGTCAGCTCTCACCGTCGTCTTCTTGCTGGCGACCGTGACCGTGCTGCCGTTTTCTCTCTACTCCGCGCATGCCATGGGAGAGGGGGTGCCCATCACGGTGACGGTCCTGGTGGCCCTGCTGGTCTGCCTCATACCGACGACGATCGGCGCGCTCTTATCCGCGATCGGCATCGCGGGTATGGACCGCATGATCCAGGCGAACGTGATCGCCATGTCGGGGAAAGCCGTCGAAGCGGCCGGTGATGTGGATGTGCTGCTCCTCGACAAAACGGGGACGATTACGCTGGGGAACCGGCAAGCCACCGCATTTATTTCAGCCGAAGGAGTGCAGGAAAGATCTGTCGCCGATGCGGCCCAATTGGCATCCCTTGCGGATGAAACGCCTGAGGGCCGTAGCATCGTGATTCTGGCGAAGGAGCGCTATGGACTCAGAGGGCGCGACATCCATGCGATGGGGGCCACCTTCCTGCCGTTCACGGCGCACACGCGAATGAGCGGCGTCGACTTTGACGGTCGACAGATCAGGAAGGGTGCGGCGGAAGCCATTGAAGACTACGTGACCCAACTCGGGGGGGCGTTTCCGCCGGCCGTGCGAAATGCGGTCGAGACGATTGCCACGCAAGGTGGCACTCCTCTGGTCGTGGCCGAAGGCAAGTCGGTACTTGGGGTGATCCATTTGAAAGACGTGGTCAAGGGGGGCATCAAGGAACGGTTTGCCGAATTGCGCCGCATGGGCATCAAAACGATGATGATTACGGGCGACAACCAAAAAACGGCTGCCGCGATCGCCGCAGAGGCCGGCGTGGACGATTTTCTCGCACAGGCCACTCCCGAAGCGAAATTGAAACTCATCCGTGATCTTCAGGCAGGAGGCCGACTCGTGGCCATGACGGGCGACGGCACCAATGACGCGCCGGCGTTGGCGCAGGCGGATGTGGCCGTGGCCATGAATACCGGCACCCAGGCCGCCAAAGAAGCGGGCAATCTCGTCGATCTGGACTCCAATCCCACCAAATTGATCGAGATCGTCGAAATCGGCAAACAGCTACTCATGACGCGCGGCGCGCTCACGACCTTCAGTATCGCTAACGATATCGCGAAGTATTTTGCGATCATTCCGGCGGCGTTTGCCGGCACCTATCCGGCCCTGGGCGCGTTGAATGTCATGGGACTGGCGACGCCGGAAAGCGCCGTACTGTCGGCCGTGATTTTCAACGCCCTGGTCATCATCGCGCTGATTCCGCTCGCGCTTCGGGGAGTCAAGTTCCGGCCGATCGAAGCCTCCTTGCTGCTGCGCCGCAATGTGCTGGTGTACGGACTGGGAGGGATCGTTGCCCCGTTCATTGGAATAAAGCTGATAGACCTGGTCCTGGTCGCCCTGGGATTGGTCTGA
- the kdpC gene encoding potassium-transporting ATPase subunit KdpC: MVVQLRSALMMFFILTILTGVAYPLAVTAIAQLLFPHQANGSLISKDGKPIGSTLIGQPFDDPKYFWGRPSATAPFPYNAAASSGSNLGPTNPALIETVKMRVAALKAADPGNDTPVPVDLVTASGSGLDPHISPASAEYQVRRVARARGREEAFVRTLVSQHTEGRQLGMLGERRVNVLALNLALDATDPPR; encoded by the coding sequence ATGGTCGTTCAACTTCGATCCGCGCTGATGATGTTTTTCATTCTGACGATCCTGACCGGCGTGGCCTATCCGCTGGCCGTGACAGCAATCGCGCAGCTGCTGTTCCCCCATCAGGCCAATGGGAGTCTGATCTCTAAAGACGGCAAGCCGATCGGTTCTACGCTGATCGGCCAACCCTTCGACGATCCCAAGTATTTCTGGGGACGCCCTTCCGCGACCGCTCCCTTCCCCTACAATGCGGCGGCCTCATCCGGTTCGAATCTGGGCCCTACCAATCCCGCGCTGATAGAGACGGTCAAAATGAGGGTGGCTGCGTTGAAAGCCGCGGATCCCGGCAATGACACACCGGTTCCGGTCGATCTCGTGACCGCCTCAGGTAGCGGTCTCGACCCACATATCAGCCCCGCTTCGGCCGAATACCAAGTACGCCGGGTTGCTCGTGCACGGGGGAGGGAGGAAGCATTCGTCCGGACGTTGGTGAGTCAGCATACCGAAGGACGTCAGCTGGGGATGCTTGGTGAACGCCGGGTCAATGTGCTGGCGTTGAACCTTGCATTGGATGCGACCGACCCTCCTCGTTGA